One stretch of Gopherus flavomarginatus isolate rGopFla2 chromosome 2, rGopFla2.mat.asm, whole genome shotgun sequence DNA includes these proteins:
- the C2H7orf57 gene encoding uncharacterized protein C7orf57 homolog isoform X2, giving the protein MRNMSKEPSGPPNRYASCEWYYHVPLKRSEKTVNSEISIPPPSQIPGLSNLGEHHNEITFGSRRKWIKDTDSEYVKLAKQGGRPDLLKHFTPSTRKTSPVAYAVPDWYTHHSKPLTDDESKAQVSSMPDYMVHEEFKSDQLNGNYETKRGPFDFDMKSIWQRDAEDKENKEKKKVKLPAINPKYPNRIPPSTANKEFHGGNRLYFPPMPGQKNNEPVNFSKLISNGYRDDWIQQRNDWEKKIQQTSKNNEQPEETLPPSEYQKKIGKKQKAKKYTLSFKRKTVAKIKDEPRSQSGPEISALPKKSLFKLNMFRDIPARIDSNRQVKAAASEM; this is encoded by the exons ATGAGGAATATGAGCAAAGAGCCCTCTGGACCCCCCAACCGATATGCTTCTTGTG AATGGTACTACCATGTTCCACTGAAACGATCAGAGAAGACTGTGAACTCAGAAATCTCAATTCCTCCACCATCCCAGATCCCAGGTCTGAGCAACCTTGGAGAGCATCACAATGAAATTACATTTGGGAGCCGCAGGAAATGGATCAAAGACACAGACTCAGAATACGTAAAGCTGGCAAAGCAAGGAGGACGACCTG atttGCTGAAACATTTTACACCTAGTACAAGAAAAACATCCCCAGTAGCTTATGCTGTACCTGACTGGTATACACACCACAGTAAACCACTAACAGATGATGAATCTAA AGCCCAAGTTTCTTCAATGCCTGACTACATGGTTCATGAAGAGTTTAAGTCTGATCAGCTCAATGGTAACTATGAAACAAAAAGAGGGCCTTTTGATTTTGATATGAAAAGTATTTGGCAGAGGGATGCTGAGGACAAggagaacaaagagaaaaagaag GTAAAGCTTCCTGCTATAAACCCCAAATACCCGAACAGAATACCACCCTCTACTGCAAATAAGGAATTCCACGGGGGAAATAGGCTTTATTTTCCACCTAT GCCTGGTCAGAAAAACAATGAACCAGTAAACTTCAGCAAACTGATTAGCAATGGTTACAGGGATGATTGGATTCAGCAGCGTAATGACTGGGAGAAAAAGATTCAGCAAACCTCAAAAAATAATGAGCAGCCTGAAG AGACTCTTCCTCCAAGTGAGTACCAGAAGAAAATAGGAAAGAAGCAGAAAGCTAAAAAATATACGTTGTCATTCAAAAGAAAAACTGTTGCAAAAATAAAGGATGAGCCCAGATCTCAGTCTGGACCTGAAATAAGTGCCCTGCCTAAGAAGTCACTCTTCAAACTCAACAT GTTCAGAGACATCCCAGCCCGAATTGACTCCAACAGACAAGTAAAAGCTGCAGCTTCAGAGATGTAA
- the C2H7orf57 gene encoding uncharacterized protein C7orf57 homolog isoform X1 — protein MRNMSKEPSGPPNRYASCEWYYHVPLKRSEKTVNSEISIPPPSQIPGLSNLGEHHNEITFGSRRKWIKDTDSEYVKLAKQGGRPDLLKHFTPSTRKTSPVAYAVPDWYTHHSKPLTDDESKAQVSSMPDYMVHEEFKSDQLNGNYETKRGPFDFDMKSIWQRDAEDKENKEKKKENAAQVEVHVGNTKEVKLPAINPKYPNRIPPSTANKEFHGGNRLYFPPMPGQKNNEPVNFSKLISNGYRDDWIQQRNDWEKKIQQTSKNNEQPEETLPPSEYQKKIGKKQKAKKYTLSFKRKTVAKIKDEPRSQSGPEISALPKKSLFKLNMFRDIPARIDSNRQVKAAASEM, from the exons ATGAGGAATATGAGCAAAGAGCCCTCTGGACCCCCCAACCGATATGCTTCTTGTG AATGGTACTACCATGTTCCACTGAAACGATCAGAGAAGACTGTGAACTCAGAAATCTCAATTCCTCCACCATCCCAGATCCCAGGTCTGAGCAACCTTGGAGAGCATCACAATGAAATTACATTTGGGAGCCGCAGGAAATGGATCAAAGACACAGACTCAGAATACGTAAAGCTGGCAAAGCAAGGAGGACGACCTG atttGCTGAAACATTTTACACCTAGTACAAGAAAAACATCCCCAGTAGCTTATGCTGTACCTGACTGGTATACACACCACAGTAAACCACTAACAGATGATGAATCTAA AGCCCAAGTTTCTTCAATGCCTGACTACATGGTTCATGAAGAGTTTAAGTCTGATCAGCTCAATGGTAACTATGAAACAAAAAGAGGGCCTTTTGATTTTGATATGAAAAGTATTTGGCAGAGGGATGCTGAGGACAAggagaacaaagagaaaaagaag GAAAATGCTGCTCAAGTTGAGGTCCATGTGGGCAACACAAAAGAG GTAAAGCTTCCTGCTATAAACCCCAAATACCCGAACAGAATACCACCCTCTACTGCAAATAAGGAATTCCACGGGGGAAATAGGCTTTATTTTCCACCTAT GCCTGGTCAGAAAAACAATGAACCAGTAAACTTCAGCAAACTGATTAGCAATGGTTACAGGGATGATTGGATTCAGCAGCGTAATGACTGGGAGAAAAAGATTCAGCAAACCTCAAAAAATAATGAGCAGCCTGAAG AGACTCTTCCTCCAAGTGAGTACCAGAAGAAAATAGGAAAGAAGCAGAAAGCTAAAAAATATACGTTGTCATTCAAAAGAAAAACTGTTGCAAAAATAAAGGATGAGCCCAGATCTCAGTCTGGACCTGAAATAAGTGCCCTGCCTAAGAAGTCACTCTTCAAACTCAACAT GTTCAGAGACATCCCAGCCCGAATTGACTCCAACAGACAAGTAAAAGCTGCAGCTTCAGAGATGTAA
- the C2H7orf57 gene encoding uncharacterized protein C7orf57 homolog isoform X3 — protein sequence MRNMSKEPSGPPNRYASCEWYYHVPLKRSEKTVNSEISIPPPSQIPGLSNLGEHHNEITFGSRRKWIKDTDSEYVKLAKQGGRPDLLKHFTPSTRKTSPVAYAVPDWYTHHSKPLTDDESKAQVSSMPDYMVHEEFKSDQLNGNYETKRGPFDFDMKSIWQRDAEDKENKEKKKENAAQVEVHVGNTKEVKLPAINPKYPNRIPPSTANKEFHGGNRLYFPPMPGQKNNEPVNFSKLISNGYRDDWIQQRNDWEKKIQQTSKNNEQPEETLPPSSETSQPELTPTDK from the exons ATGAGGAATATGAGCAAAGAGCCCTCTGGACCCCCCAACCGATATGCTTCTTGTG AATGGTACTACCATGTTCCACTGAAACGATCAGAGAAGACTGTGAACTCAGAAATCTCAATTCCTCCACCATCCCAGATCCCAGGTCTGAGCAACCTTGGAGAGCATCACAATGAAATTACATTTGGGAGCCGCAGGAAATGGATCAAAGACACAGACTCAGAATACGTAAAGCTGGCAAAGCAAGGAGGACGACCTG atttGCTGAAACATTTTACACCTAGTACAAGAAAAACATCCCCAGTAGCTTATGCTGTACCTGACTGGTATACACACCACAGTAAACCACTAACAGATGATGAATCTAA AGCCCAAGTTTCTTCAATGCCTGACTACATGGTTCATGAAGAGTTTAAGTCTGATCAGCTCAATGGTAACTATGAAACAAAAAGAGGGCCTTTTGATTTTGATATGAAAAGTATTTGGCAGAGGGATGCTGAGGACAAggagaacaaagagaaaaagaag GAAAATGCTGCTCAAGTTGAGGTCCATGTGGGCAACACAAAAGAG GTAAAGCTTCCTGCTATAAACCCCAAATACCCGAACAGAATACCACCCTCTACTGCAAATAAGGAATTCCACGGGGGAAATAGGCTTTATTTTCCACCTAT GCCTGGTCAGAAAAACAATGAACCAGTAAACTTCAGCAAACTGATTAGCAATGGTTACAGGGATGATTGGATTCAGCAGCGTAATGACTGGGAGAAAAAGATTCAGCAAACCTCAAAAAATAATGAGCAGCCTGAAG AGACTCTTCCTCCAA GTTCAGAGACATCCCAGCCCGAATTGACTCCAACAGACAAGTAA